A window of the Mus pahari chromosome 1, PAHARI_EIJ_v1.1, whole genome shotgun sequence genome harbors these coding sequences:
- the LOC110334679 gene encoding solute carrier family 22 member 12: MAFPELLDRVGGMGRFQLFQTVALVTPILWVTTQNMLENFSAAVPRHRCWVPLLDNSSSQASIPGDFGPDVLLAVSIPSGPDQQPHQCLRFRQPQWQLTEPNATATNWSDTDTGPCEDGWVYDHGTFRSTIVTTWNLVCDSQALRPMAQSIFLAGILVGAAVCGHASDRFGRRRVLTWSYLLVSVSGTAAAFMPNFPLYCLFRFLVASAVAGVMMNTASLLMEWTSAQGSPLMMTLNALGFSFGQVLTGSVAYGVRSWRMLQLAVSAPFFLFFVYSWWLPESARWLITVGKLDQGLQELQRVAAVNRRKAEGDTLTMEVLRSAMQEEPSGDKAGASLGTLLHTPGLRLRTFISMLCWFAFGFTFYGLALDLQALGSNIFLLQALIGIVDLPVKTGSLLLLNRLGRRLSQVSFLVLPGLCILANILVPHEMGVLRSSLAVLGLGCLGGAFTCVTIFTSELFPTVIRMTAVGLGQVAARGGAMLGPLVRLLGVYGSWMPLLVYGVVPVLSGLAALLLPETKNLPLPDTIQDIQKQSVKKVTHDTSDSSILMSTRL; the protein is encoded by the exons ATGGCGTTTCCTGAACTCCTGGACCGAGTGGGAGGGATGGGCAGGTTCCAGCTCTTCCAGACGGTGGCTCTGGTGACCCCCATTTTGTGGGTCACCACCCAGAACATGCTGGAGAACTTCTCAGCCGCAGTTCCCCGCCACCGCTGTTGGGTGCCTCTCCTGGACAACAGCAGCTCCCAGGCGAGTATCCCTGGGGACTTTGGACCCGATGTCCTTCTGGCCGTCTCCATCCCATCTGGTCCTGACCAGCAACCCCACCAGTGCCTCCGCTTCCGACAACCTCAATGGCAGCTTACAGAGCCCAACGCCACGGCCACCAACTGGAGTGACACTGACACTGGGCCATGCGAGGACGGCTGGGTTTACGACCACGGCACCTTCAGGTCCACAATCGTGACCACG TGGAACCTGGTATGTGATTCCCAGGCCTTGAGACCCATGGCCCAGTCCATCTTCCTGGCTGGAATCCTGGTAGGAGCCGCAGTGTGCGGCCATGCCTCAGATAG GTTTGGGCGCAGAAGGGTGCTGACCTGGAGCTATCTTCTGGTGTCCGTGTCCGGCACAGCAGCTGCCTTCATGCCCAACTTCCCCCTCTACTGCTTGTTCCGTTTCCTGGTGGCCTCTGCAGTGGCAGGTGTCATGATGAACACGGCCAGTCTCT TGATGGAGTGGACATCAGCCCAGGGTAGCCCTTTGATGATGACCTTGAACGCCTTGGGCTTCAGCTTTGGGCAGGTCCTGACAGGCTCTGTGGCCTACGGTGTGCGCAGCTGGAGGATGCTACAGCTGGCTGTCTctgcccccttcttcctcttctttgtttaTTCATG GTGGCTGCCAGAATCGGCTCGCTGGCTCATCACCGTGGGCAAGCTGGACCAGGGCCTGCAGGAACTGCAGAGGGTTGCAGCAGTCaacaggaggaaggcagagggagacacGTTGACCATGGAG GTCCTGCGGTCAGCTATGCAGGAGGAACCAAGCGGGGACAAAGCTGGTGCCAGTCTGGGCACTCTACTCCACACGCCTGGGCTGCGCCTCCGAACCTTCATCTCCATGCTGTGCTG GTTTGCCTTTGGCTTCACCTTCTACGGCCTGGCCCTTGACCTGCAAGCCCTAGGAAGCAATATCTTCCTGCTCCAGGCACTCATTGGGATTGTGGACCTCCCAGTGAAGACAGGCAGCCTGCTGCTGCTCAACCGCTTGGGCCGCCGCCTCTCCCAGGTCAGCTTCCTGGTGCTGCCTGGACTCTGCATCCTGGCCAACATACTGGTGCCCCATG AGATGGGGGTCCTTCGCTCGTCCCTGGCTGTGCTGGGGCTGGGGTGCCTGGGGGGTGCCTTCACCTGTGTCACCATCTTCACCAGTGAACTCTTCCCCACTGTGATCAG GATGACTGCAGTGGGCCTGGGCCAGGTGGCAGCCCGAGGGGGAGCCATGCTAGGGCCTTTGGTACGGCTGCTGGGTGTCTATGGCTCCTGGATGCCCCTGCTGGTGTACGGAGTGGTGCCAGTGTTAAGTGGCCTAGCTGCACTGCTGCTGCCCGAGACCAAGAACTTGCCACTGCCTGACACCATCCAAGACATCCAGAAACA GTCAGTGAAGAAGGTGACACATGACACATCAGACAGCTCCATCCTGATGTCTACCCGGCTGTAG